In one window of Corynebacterium incognita DNA:
- a CDS encoding alkaline phosphatase D family protein produces the protein MSHELSRRSLLRGLAATTATAATTAVALPAAATGAQSQPAGDLPFLHGVASGDPLPTSVILWTRVTPDRDALPGSTLGAATAVRWELAADRAFTAVAASGEATTSAESDHTLHIDAGGLRPGTEYYYRFTVTDGPHAGAVSPVGRTKTAPAKDADVDKLNFALASCANWEAGYFSAYRHMADHGADLDFVAFLGDYIYEYGTGEYAGKHGVVRACHPEREILTLEDYRIRYGQYRTDQNLQDAHAAAPWIVMWDDHETANNSWRGGAENHGSGEGPWDARRAAAMQAYFEWQPMRRTTASEQGRLYRTFTFGNLAELTMMDLRTYRDAETSTANFGDPDRTMLGAEQFNWVGATVGRSTARWNLLGNSVMVSPFKLLTLPDTPDNRDANEALAFLKQQASGVALNSDQWDGYDAERDRLLKLLADHGSNVLFLTGDIHSEWANSLYHGRKEIGLELVCTSVTSPNVDDLLTQRTGIEHTPNNGTSRLVERLLRDANPWVKHLDFDAHGYTRATLRRDEVRADFVRVANVEHKESVTQVAVTKTWRAGEGFVG, from the coding sequence ATGTCTCACGAACTTTCCCGACGCAGCCTGCTCCGCGGCCTCGCCGCCACCACCGCCACGGCCGCCACCACCGCGGTGGCCCTTCCTGCCGCAGCCACTGGGGCACAGAGCCAACCCGCCGGCGACTTGCCCTTCCTGCACGGCGTGGCCTCCGGCGACCCGTTGCCCACCTCCGTCATCCTGTGGACCCGCGTCACCCCGGATCGCGACGCGCTGCCCGGATCCACCCTGGGCGCCGCCACCGCGGTGCGCTGGGAGTTGGCCGCCGACCGCGCCTTCACCGCCGTCGCCGCCAGCGGCGAGGCCACCACCAGCGCCGAGTCAGACCACACCCTCCATATCGACGCCGGCGGCCTCCGGCCCGGCACCGAGTACTACTACCGCTTCACCGTCACCGATGGCCCGCATGCGGGTGCAGTCTCGCCTGTGGGGCGCACCAAGACGGCGCCGGCCAAGGACGCGGACGTCGACAAGCTCAATTTTGCCCTCGCCTCCTGCGCGAATTGGGAGGCCGGCTATTTCTCCGCCTACCGGCACATGGCCGATCACGGCGCCGACCTGGACTTCGTCGCCTTCCTCGGTGACTACATCTACGAATACGGCACCGGCGAGTACGCCGGCAAGCACGGCGTGGTGCGAGCCTGCCACCCGGAGCGCGAGATCCTGACCCTCGAGGACTACCGCATCCGCTACGGCCAGTACCGCACCGACCAGAACCTGCAGGACGCACACGCTGCCGCGCCCTGGATCGTCATGTGGGACGACCACGAGACCGCCAACAACTCCTGGCGCGGCGGCGCGGAGAACCACGGCTCCGGCGAGGGCCCCTGGGACGCCCGCCGCGCGGCGGCCATGCAGGCTTACTTCGAGTGGCAGCCCATGCGGCGCACCACCGCCTCGGAGCAGGGGCGGCTCTATCGCACCTTCACCTTCGGCAACCTCGCTGAGTTGACCATGATGGACCTGCGCACCTACCGCGACGCTGAGACCTCGACCGCCAACTTCGGCGACCCTGACCGCACCATGCTGGGCGCGGAGCAGTTCAACTGGGTGGGCGCCACGGTGGGCCGGTCGACGGCCAGGTGGAACCTGCTGGGCAACTCGGTCATGGTCTCGCCGTTCAAGCTGCTCACCTTGCCGGATACCCCGGACAACCGCGACGCCAACGAGGCCCTGGCCTTCCTCAAGCAACAGGCGTCCGGGGTGGCGTTGAACTCCGACCAGTGGGACGGCTACGACGCCGAGCGCGACCGCCTGCTCAAGCTGCTTGCCGACCACGGATCCAACGTCCTGTTCCTCACCGGCGACATCCACTCGGAGTGGGCCAATTCCCTCTACCATGGCCGCAAAGAGATCGGCCTCGAGCTGGTCTGCACGTCGGTGACCTCGCCCAACGTCGACGACCTGCTCACCCAAAGGACCGGCATCGAGCACACGCCCAACAACGGCACCTCGCGGCTCGTGGAGCGCCTGCTTCGCGACGCCAACCCCTGGGTCAAGCACCTCGACTTCGATGCGCACGGCTACACCCGCGCCACCCTGCGCCGCGACGAGGTGCGTGCCGACTTCGTCCGCGTGGCCAACGTCGAGCACAAGGAGTCCGTGACCCAGGTCGCAGTGACGAAGACCTGGCGCGCGGGCGAGGGTTTCGTCGGCTAG
- a CDS encoding NAD(P)-dependent oxidoreductase, which translates to MKIAFLGTGRMGTELARHLLRDHEVTVWNRTAAKAQPLLDEGAAWADSPAAAVAAGDIVFTSLFGPDDVREVIMEPELIPEGMTWVDTTTVSPAAAAEFAAVPGYVHAPVVGSLGPARAGELGVYVGTPDASRRETVLDLVRPWAGAEKLIGVDSAPKAATGKLLANLALAVTAEGVLEALRLGTSNDLSEGEVLDMLSITGLAFMKNMKEPFIRGERPTAPGDFTVDALCKDSKLMVDSTAGGAEALPAVAAAIGEFEKQQDLGHGNEDFSSIFVYRED; encoded by the coding sequence ATGAAAATCGCATTCTTGGGAACCGGACGCATGGGAACCGAACTGGCGCGACACCTGCTTCGCGACCACGAGGTCACAGTATGGAACCGCACGGCAGCAAAGGCGCAGCCCCTGTTGGACGAGGGCGCGGCATGGGCCGACAGCCCCGCAGCGGCCGTGGCGGCCGGGGATATCGTGTTCACGAGCCTGTTCGGCCCAGATGACGTACGCGAGGTGATCATGGAGCCGGAGCTCATCCCGGAGGGCATGACGTGGGTGGACACCACGACCGTGTCGCCGGCGGCGGCCGCGGAGTTTGCGGCGGTGCCAGGCTACGTGCACGCCCCGGTCGTCGGGTCGTTGGGCCCGGCGCGCGCGGGCGAGCTAGGCGTGTACGTGGGCACCCCGGACGCGTCGCGTCGCGAGACCGTGCTGGACCTAGTGCGGCCGTGGGCGGGCGCCGAAAAACTCATCGGGGTGGATTCGGCCCCGAAGGCCGCCACGGGCAAACTGCTGGCCAACCTCGCCCTGGCGGTGACCGCCGAAGGTGTACTGGAGGCCCTGCGCCTGGGCACCTCGAACGACCTGAGCGAGGGAGAGGTCTTGGACATGCTCTCCATCACGGGCCTGGCCTTCATGAAGAACATGAAGGAGCCGTTCATCCGCGGCGAGCGACCGACGGCGCCGGGCGACTTCACCGTGGACGCCCTGTGCAAGGACTCCAAGCTCATGGTGGACTCCACCGCGGGCGGGGCGGAGGCGCTGCCAGCGGTGGCGGCAGCCATCGGCGAATTTGAGAAGCAGCAAGACCTCGGCCACGGCAACGAGGACTTCTCCTCCATCTTCGTGTACCGCGAGGACTGA
- a CDS encoding HNH endonuclease signature motif containing protein: protein MNQVTRLVAAMSAAMAELRSVMADPDAVRFSDVHEAFIELERVWAGKAAVDAAFAYVADRDDAGRLVGSSQAQDYLVKKLRLSQADAHARVREGRELFAPRKAEPGLLGGLEAVRREEAERQAAADNKSAIARGAQVSFAVLNMIAAELQHLNEHAVPGREQLKKMALDKQEELPLDELRAWLRNEISAANKKALRPDGTKDEYAAVKKRRLSISRPDADGGVHLHGYVDAATAALLKAAFSPARHSGSAGLTPEEDKRTYPQRMADQLAAIVGNYLGSQQAARYGLGSVMIATTLEELESLTPSSRLATTVGVELRPLDVLRLGAAQHDLLCVVNEQGQPLELARAARTATLWQKVALAASELVCTHPGCDRSWQDCDVHHLQAWAHGGATDLKNLTLLCRRHHVDNNDRRDGVRNMGYAERCRETGRVGLKRPGSHRLKFNDHPAAARAPGRKLARAANDPPDVTLAG from the coding sequence ATGAACCAAGTCACCAGGCTGGTTGCCGCGATGTCAGCAGCGATGGCGGAGCTGCGCTCGGTCATGGCGGACCCGGACGCGGTACGTTTCTCGGACGTGCACGAGGCGTTCATTGAGCTGGAGCGCGTGTGGGCAGGAAAAGCTGCTGTGGACGCCGCTTTTGCCTACGTCGCGGACCGTGATGACGCCGGCCGCCTAGTGGGTTCCTCGCAGGCGCAGGACTACCTGGTGAAGAAGCTACGCCTTTCTCAGGCGGACGCGCACGCCCGAGTGCGCGAAGGTCGAGAGCTTTTTGCCCCGCGGAAGGCGGAGCCAGGTCTGCTCGGTGGGCTGGAAGCGGTGCGCCGCGAGGAGGCTGAGCGACAGGCGGCTGCTGACAACAAGTCGGCGATTGCGCGGGGCGCGCAGGTGTCCTTCGCGGTGCTCAATATGATCGCGGCGGAACTACAGCACCTCAATGAGCACGCGGTACCAGGGCGCGAGCAGCTCAAGAAGATGGCACTGGACAAGCAGGAAGAACTGCCGCTGGATGAGCTGCGGGCGTGGCTACGCAATGAGATTTCAGCTGCGAATAAGAAGGCGCTGCGCCCGGACGGTACCAAGGACGAATACGCGGCGGTAAAGAAGCGCCGGTTGAGCATCAGCCGACCTGACGCGGACGGCGGTGTGCACCTACACGGTTACGTGGACGCGGCAACGGCGGCACTGCTGAAGGCTGCCTTCTCCCCTGCGCGACATTCCGGAAGCGCGGGCCTGACTCCGGAAGAGGATAAGCGGACGTACCCGCAGCGTATGGCTGACCAGCTGGCGGCGATTGTGGGGAACTACTTGGGATCGCAACAGGCGGCGCGCTACGGACTGGGCTCGGTGATGATCGCGACCACGCTGGAAGAACTGGAATCGTTGACGCCGTCGAGCCGGTTGGCCACCACGGTGGGCGTGGAGCTGCGTCCGCTGGATGTGCTTCGGCTGGGCGCGGCGCAGCATGACTTGCTGTGCGTCGTGAACGAACAGGGCCAGCCGCTAGAGCTAGCTCGGGCGGCGCGCACAGCGACGCTGTGGCAAAAAGTAGCACTGGCAGCCTCCGAACTGGTGTGCACGCACCCAGGATGTGACCGTTCGTGGCAGGACTGCGATGTTCACCACCTGCAGGCGTGGGCGCACGGCGGGGCGACGGACCTGAAAAACCTCACGCTGCTGTGCCGGCGTCACCATGTGGACAACAATGACCGGCGCGATGGGGTGCGAAACATGGGGTATGCGGAACGATGTCGCGAGACAGGACGGGTGGGGCTCAAGAGACCGGGAAGCCACCGGCTGAAATTCAACGATCACCCGGCGGCGGCGCGGGCGCCGGGGCGGAAACTGGCGCGGGCGGCGAATGATCCGCCGGACGTGACGCTGGCCGGTTAA
- a CDS encoding DMT family transporter encodes MPWLILVLSGAFEAVWAIALDRSVGFTRLMPSLVFVISCAISMGGLAWAMKSLPVGTSYAVWVGVGATATILYSFITGEEAASALKILFLLMIIGGIIGLKFTA; translated from the coding sequence ATGCCCTGGCTTATCCTTGTTCTCTCCGGCGCCTTCGAGGCCGTGTGGGCCATCGCCCTCGATCGCTCCGTCGGCTTCACGCGCCTCATGCCGAGCCTCGTATTCGTCATCTCCTGCGCTATTTCCATGGGTGGCCTCGCGTGGGCCATGAAGTCCCTCCCCGTCGGCACCTCATACGCCGTCTGGGTTGGCGTCGGCGCCACCGCCACCATCCTCTACTCCTTCATAACTGGCGAGGAAGCCGCCAGCGCGCTAAAAATCCTCTTCCTCCTCATGATTATCGGCGGCATCATTGGCCTGAAATTCACTGCCTAA
- a CDS encoding cation transporter: protein MSESEEITSSTLTSRARTIVTVVALINLVGCLGEVVVASIIGSASLFADAADFLEDFLINLLVVTALGWSVASRRKASYLLAGLILIPAVAALGMAAWKVVSGEIPEPMTLSATAFVAMVLNFICAVLLLQLRAGNALMRGAWLAARNDVAANLLILGAGVLMMFWASVWPDVIVGVAIGIINLSAAKEVFEQANAEDPELED, encoded by the coding sequence GTGTCTGAATCTGAAGAAATTACCTCATCAACGCTGACCTCCCGCGCCCGCACCATCGTGACCGTGGTGGCACTCATCAACCTCGTCGGCTGCTTAGGCGAGGTCGTGGTGGCGTCCATCATTGGTTCGGCGTCGCTATTCGCAGACGCGGCGGACTTCCTCGAGGACTTCCTCATCAACCTGCTCGTGGTCACGGCGCTCGGCTGGTCCGTTGCTAGCCGACGGAAAGCCAGCTACCTGCTGGCCGGACTGATCTTGATTCCGGCGGTGGCAGCACTGGGTATGGCGGCGTGGAAAGTGGTGAGCGGCGAGATCCCAGAACCGATGACGCTGTCCGCGACGGCGTTCGTGGCGATGGTGCTCAACTTCATATGCGCAGTGCTGTTGCTGCAGCTGCGCGCGGGCAACGCCCTCATGCGTGGCGCGTGGCTGGCGGCACGCAACGACGTGGCGGCAAACCTGCTCATCCTGGGCGCGGGCGTGCTCATGATGTTCTGGGCCAGCGTGTGGCCGGACGTTATTGTGGGCGTGGCAATTGGCATCATCAACCTCTCCGCAGCGAAAGAAGTGTTTGAGCAGGCGAATGCGGAGGATCCAGAGCTGGAAGACTAG
- the pdxS gene encoding pyridoxal 5'-phosphate synthase lyase subunit PdxS, whose protein sequence is MSQESGTQAIRVKRGVSEQFFGGVIMDVVNPEQAKIAADAGASAVMALERVPADIRAEGGVSRMSDPDMIEGIINAVDIPVMAKARIGHFVEAQVLQSLGIDFIDESEVLTPADYTHHIDKFAFDAPFVCGATNLGEALRRINEGAAMIRSKGEAGTGDVSNAVTHMRTIRAEIARLSALPEDELFVAAKELQAPYELVKEVAETGKLPVGLLTAGGIATPADAAMMMQLGADGVFVGSGIFKSGNPEQRAKAIVEATKNYNDPDVIARVSRGLGEAMVGINVDAIPEPMRMAERGW, encoded by the coding sequence GTGTCACAGGAGTCAGGAACCCAGGCAATCCGCGTCAAGCGCGGTGTGTCGGAGCAGTTTTTCGGCGGCGTCATCATGGACGTCGTCAACCCGGAGCAGGCAAAGATTGCCGCCGACGCCGGGGCGTCCGCCGTCATGGCGCTCGAGCGGGTGCCCGCGGACATCCGCGCCGAGGGCGGAGTTTCCCGCATGTCCGATCCGGACATGATCGAGGGCATCATCAACGCCGTGGACATCCCAGTCATGGCCAAGGCGCGCATCGGGCACTTCGTCGAGGCGCAGGTTCTGCAGTCCCTGGGCATCGATTTCATTGACGAGTCCGAGGTCCTCACCCCGGCGGACTACACCCACCACATTGACAAGTTTGCTTTCGACGCCCCGTTCGTCTGCGGCGCCACCAACCTGGGCGAGGCCCTGCGCCGCATTAATGAGGGTGCGGCCATGATCCGCTCCAAGGGTGAAGCCGGCACCGGCGACGTTTCTAACGCGGTCACCCACATGCGCACCATCCGCGCCGAGATTGCGCGCCTGTCCGCGCTGCCGGAGGACGAACTCTTCGTCGCCGCCAAGGAACTGCAGGCCCCGTACGAGCTGGTCAAGGAAGTTGCGGAGACCGGCAAGCTGCCCGTCGGTTTGCTGACTGCCGGTGGCATCGCCACGCCTGCCGACGCCGCGATGATGATGCAGCTGGGCGCCGACGGCGTCTTCGTCGGTTCCGGCATCTTCAAATCTGGCAACCCGGAGCAGCGTGCCAAGGCCATCGTGGAGGCCACCAAGAATTACAACGATCCGGACGTTATCGCTCGCGTCTCCCGCGGCCTGGGCGAGGCCATGGTGGGTATCAACGTCGACGCCATCCCGGAGCCGATGCGCATGGCCGAGCGCGGCTGGTAA
- a CDS encoding siderophore-interacting protein has translation MHSLFRVTVQTTESLAPHLQRLTLHAPEFADFQLTGPDEFFGLVMPQLGENFAPFDTAGTNIRAAVTAIPEPQRPGLRWYTIRGHQPERATVTMDAVTHGDNGPGSAWIRRAQPGQEAGFFRCQALWVPPQTHDGTQHGRPGARQLLVADASALPALRHILECHAAGRPTDLGQADPADLARTDVIAVVSSEDEVEPGLIQEWEAQVGGLRVVTAPAEVGRAMDELYAEGPELLGSVWASGEGGMTKAVRYHAMQRYDLDSDAIFWCPYWFVGKARP, from the coding sequence ATGCACAGTCTGTTCCGCGTCACCGTGCAGACCACGGAATCCCTAGCACCCCACCTGCAACGACTCACTCTCCACGCCCCGGAGTTTGCCGACTTTCAGCTCACGGGGCCCGATGAATTCTTCGGCCTAGTGATGCCCCAGCTCGGCGAAAACTTTGCCCCCTTCGATACCGCGGGCACGAATATCCGCGCCGCGGTCACCGCCATCCCCGAGCCACAGCGCCCAGGCCTGCGCTGGTACACGATTCGCGGGCACCAACCAGAACGCGCCACCGTGACGATGGATGCGGTCACCCACGGCGACAACGGCCCCGGCTCCGCATGGATCCGCCGCGCGCAGCCCGGCCAAGAGGCGGGCTTCTTCCGTTGCCAGGCATTATGGGTGCCGCCGCAGACTCACGACGGCACTCAACACGGACGCCCAGGTGCGCGACAGCTGCTCGTCGCCGATGCCTCCGCGCTCCCCGCGCTGCGCCACATCCTGGAATGCCACGCCGCGGGCCGCCCCACGGATCTCGGCCAGGCAGACCCTGCGGACTTGGCACGCACCGACGTCATCGCAGTGGTGAGCTCAGAAGACGAAGTCGAACCGGGCCTGATCCAGGAATGGGAGGCGCAGGTGGGAGGCCTGCGCGTTGTGACGGCACCTGCGGAAGTGGGCCGCGCGATGGATGAGCTGTACGCGGAGGGACCTGAATTGCTGGGTAGCGTATGGGCCAGCGGCGAGGGCGGTATGACCAAGGCTGTGCGCTACCACGCGATGCAGCGCTACGACCTGGACAGCGACGCCATATTCTGGTGCCCCTACTGGTTCGTAGGCAAGGCGCGGCCCTAG
- a CDS encoding iron-siderophore ABC transporter substrate-binding protein — translation MKNNLLRVGVAVLAGSLVLTGCSRGDGGDSNGAADGASTSAQVADERIAALGWGDADTLLALGITPVAVAPWGAEADTDPSGVGPWATEMLGDAQPEKIFNVAQGVSADIVEQVTATNPDKIIAVNQAIDAKAKEELEAIAPTTVKPEGTTDWQIPWKDQVKAIAKAVGKESEGEELITKTEEAFEEFRNNHKDVQGKTAAMVMPYSGKLGLYTSGDGRGQFIENLGFEIPDELEGDGNSFFVDLAPENYSKLNDVDYLFVLDYNGAVDELKKDKTFTGLDIVKDGRVRYLDTDTGNAMSMPNPVTIPWAVDKVDAAL, via the coding sequence ATGAAAAACAATCTCCTGCGCGTTGGCGTGGCCGTCCTCGCCGGTTCCCTCGTCCTCACCGGGTGCTCCCGGGGTGATGGCGGAGACAGCAACGGTGCGGCAGACGGGGCGTCGACAAGCGCGCAGGTGGCGGACGAACGCATCGCCGCACTGGGCTGGGGCGACGCCGATACCCTGCTGGCGCTGGGCATCACCCCGGTGGCCGTCGCGCCGTGGGGCGCTGAGGCGGACACCGATCCGTCGGGCGTGGGCCCATGGGCGACGGAGATGCTGGGCGACGCCCAGCCGGAGAAGATCTTCAACGTTGCGCAGGGTGTGTCCGCTGACATCGTTGAGCAGGTGACCGCGACCAACCCGGACAAGATCATCGCAGTCAACCAGGCCATCGACGCCAAGGCCAAGGAAGAGCTGGAAGCTATCGCGCCGACCACAGTGAAACCAGAGGGCACCACCGACTGGCAGATCCCGTGGAAGGACCAGGTCAAAGCCATCGCGAAGGCGGTGGGCAAGGAATCCGAAGGGGAGGAACTTATCACCAAGACCGAGGAAGCCTTCGAGGAATTCCGCAATAATCACAAGGACGTCCAGGGTAAAACCGCCGCCATGGTCATGCCGTATTCCGGCAAGCTGGGCCTGTACACCTCCGGGGACGGCCGGGGCCAGTTCATTGAGAACCTCGGCTTCGAGATCCCCGACGAGCTCGAGGGCGACGGTAATTCCTTCTTCGTGGACCTCGCGCCCGAAAACTACAGCAAGCTCAACGACGTCGATTACCTCTTCGTCCTCGACTACAACGGCGCCGTGGACGAGCTGAAGAAGGACAAGACCTTCACCGGCCTCGACATCGTCAAGGACGGCCGCGTTCGCTACCTCGACACTGACACCGGCAACGCCATGTCCATGCCGAACCCCGTGACCATCCCGTGGGCCGTTGATAAGGTCGACGCCGCACTCTAA
- a CDS encoding FecCD family ABC transporter permease, producing the protein MTILRPTPAPQRLSGAALTGGLAVALLVVAAASLFLGSHRLGIGEVWAQLLDGPVASGAADSATDSEANHILWQLRLPRTVLAVTAGANVAVAGAITQTLTRNPLADPGFIGITAGAAFAVAIAIAAGSTLGALGVTTLAMLGAAAATALVFLLARVAPDATTLVLAGVGITACLQAVTTLLSLNATAVLDGLRQWTVGSTFGRGYTEVGIAAAGLVLGMGVALLCARGLDLLAMGETTAIALGSSPSRTRSLAALAVIVLAGTATAAVGPVAFVGFAAPNAIRLVLGPDVRTTVVPTALLGSALTLLADILGRLVLYPGELEMSIILAVVGAPLLMWVVRKAPA; encoded by the coding sequence ATGACGATTTTGCGACCCACCCCCGCCCCGCAGCGCCTCAGCGGTGCCGCCCTTACCGGCGGCCTCGCCGTCGCGCTACTGGTGGTGGCCGCAGCGTCGCTGTTCCTGGGCTCCCACCGGCTTGGCATTGGGGAGGTGTGGGCGCAGCTTCTCGACGGTCCCGTGGCTAGCGGCGCCGCAGATTCCGCTACCGACTCCGAGGCCAACCACATCCTGTGGCAGCTGCGCCTGCCGCGCACCGTGTTGGCTGTGACGGCGGGCGCCAATGTGGCGGTGGCGGGCGCGATTACCCAAACACTGACCCGCAACCCGCTGGCGGATCCGGGTTTCATTGGTATCACCGCGGGCGCGGCCTTCGCGGTGGCCATCGCCATCGCAGCGGGCTCCACTCTCGGGGCACTGGGCGTGACGACGCTGGCTATGCTGGGCGCCGCCGCGGCCACTGCGCTGGTCTTCCTCCTCGCTCGCGTCGCCCCGGACGCCACCACGTTGGTGCTGGCCGGCGTCGGTATTACTGCGTGCCTCCAGGCGGTGACCACCCTGTTATCCCTCAACGCCACCGCTGTACTCGACGGCCTGCGGCAGTGGACGGTTGGTTCCACCTTCGGGCGTGGCTACACCGAGGTGGGCATCGCCGCCGCCGGACTCGTTCTCGGAATGGGCGTCGCCCTGCTCTGCGCCCGCGGGCTGGATCTGTTGGCCATGGGGGAGACCACCGCGATAGCGCTGGGCTCTTCACCCTCCCGCACGCGGAGCCTGGCCGCCCTCGCCGTTATCGTGCTGGCCGGTACCGCCACCGCGGCGGTGGGGCCCGTGGCGTTCGTCGGCTTCGCCGCGCCCAACGCCATCCGGCTCGTGCTCGGCCCCGACGTTCGCACCACAGTGGTGCCGACGGCTCTGCTGGGCAGCGCGCTCACCTTGCTCGCGGACATTCTCGGGCGTCTCGTGCTGTATCCCGGCGAATTGGAGATGTCGATTATCCTCGCCGTCGTGGGCGCGCCGTTGCTCATGTGGGTGGTTAGGAAGGCGCCGGCATGA
- a CDS encoding FecCD family ABC transporter permease, translating into MALPSALRRRRTRGVVTLVIFVALAALAYCLLLGQGAVELSPAKVLSVLSGGGTAQEISIVWDLRLPVAIATLLIGAALGTAGAWTQTMTRNPLASPDFLGVSSGASLAVVAGTVLAPPAFADSIPEWWWRAGLAAIGAAAIVALLLVLSGGRTTNKVVLIGFALSQLCVAAVSWLLLKADIRSVAEAQTWLAGNTGMVRWEAIPPLGLALLPFALLGAFAHRDLDLLAHDDATARSLGVNLGARRVQLLVAATGLVAVTVSVVGPIGFVALIAPHLARLVAGAPMPPPLASAAAGAALLTGCAVIAGNVGRLAPVGLVSSVIGGAVLVAIVLHQARRTRLK; encoded by the coding sequence ATGGCCCTGCCTTCTGCGCTGCGCCGCCGCCGGACTCGCGGCGTCGTGACGCTTGTCATATTCGTAGCCCTGGCCGCACTCGCGTATTGCCTGCTGCTGGGGCAGGGCGCGGTGGAGCTGAGCCCGGCGAAGGTACTGTCGGTGCTCAGCGGTGGCGGCACCGCACAAGAAATCAGCATCGTGTGGGACCTGCGCCTTCCAGTCGCCATCGCCACGCTGCTCATCGGCGCGGCGCTGGGCACCGCCGGGGCCTGGACACAGACCATGACCCGCAACCCGCTGGCCTCCCCGGACTTCCTAGGTGTCAGCAGTGGCGCGTCGCTGGCCGTGGTGGCCGGGACGGTGCTCGCGCCACCCGCGTTCGCGGACAGTATCCCCGAGTGGTGGTGGCGCGCCGGGCTGGCAGCCATAGGCGCGGCCGCTATCGTGGCACTGCTGTTGGTGCTCTCAGGCGGACGAACTACCAACAAGGTGGTGCTCATCGGCTTCGCGCTGTCTCAGCTGTGCGTTGCCGCGGTGTCGTGGCTGCTGCTCAAGGCCGACATCCGCAGTGTGGCCGAGGCGCAGACCTGGCTGGCGGGCAACACCGGCATGGTGCGCTGGGAAGCCATCCCCCCGCTCGGGCTCGCGTTGCTACCTTTCGCACTTCTCGGCGCCTTCGCCCACCGGGACCTGGACCTTCTGGCGCATGACGATGCCACCGCGCGCTCCCTCGGCGTCAACCTCGGCGCCCGCCGAGTGCAGTTGCTTGTCGCGGCCACTGGGCTGGTCGCGGTCACGGTGTCAGTAGTCGGCCCCATCGGCTTCGTCGCGCTTATCGCCCCGCACCTTGCACGGCTGGTGGCCGGCGCGCCAATGCCGCCACCGCTGGCTTCTGCCGCCGCCGGCGCCGCATTACTGACGGGATGCGCCGTCATCGCCGGTAACGTGGGGCGCCTCGCGCCGGTGGGGCTGGTCAGCTCCGTCATCGGTGGCGCCGTACTCGTTGCCATTGTCCTTCACCAAGCCCGCCGAACCCGCCTGAAATAG
- a CDS encoding ABC transporter ATP-binding protein, whose protein sequence is MNQKNAAVAAETRSGKPSGMTSGLPVAIDAVRAGYRGGPTIVGKHDPVTLHAQPGTVTCLLGPNGCGKSTLLKTVNHLLAPSAGEVRVGEKAVAAMKPREIAQHVALLPQSPVAPEGLLVYELVSRGRHPHRGRFGGNGPQDLAAIEAALDATDTALLAETPVEQLSGGQRQRVWLAMALAQEAPVLLLDEPTTYLDPAHAMDMLELARAQARAGRTVIMVLHDVMLAGQYSDELVLMHDGFIHATGAPKDVLTPTNLKEVYGMDAEVWDDAVSPVIVPRGRPPRP, encoded by the coding sequence ATGAATCAGAAGAACGCTGCCGTCGCCGCAGAAACCCGCTCCGGAAAGCCCTCCGGAATGACCTCCGGCCTGCCCGTTGCCATCGACGCCGTGCGTGCCGGATACCGCGGCGGACCCACGATCGTCGGCAAGCACGATCCCGTCACCCTGCACGCACAACCCGGCACCGTCACCTGCCTGCTCGGACCCAATGGTTGTGGCAAGTCCACGCTGCTTAAAACCGTGAACCACCTCCTCGCGCCGTCGGCAGGCGAGGTCCGGGTGGGGGAGAAGGCCGTAGCGGCGATGAAGCCGCGGGAGATCGCGCAACACGTGGCGCTGTTGCCGCAAAGCCCCGTGGCGCCCGAGGGCCTGTTGGTCTACGAGCTGGTCTCGCGCGGGCGGCACCCGCATCGTGGACGGTTCGGTGGCAACGGCCCGCAGGACCTTGCGGCCATCGAAGCCGCGCTGGACGCCACGGATACCGCACTGTTGGCGGAGACCCCCGTCGAGCAGCTGTCCGGCGGGCAACGCCAGCGCGTGTGGCTGGCCATGGCACTGGCGCAAGAAGCCCCCGTGCTGCTGCTGGACGAGCCCACCACCTACCTTGACCCGGCGCACGCCATGGACATGCTGGAGTTAGCCCGCGCGCAGGCGCGCGCCGGGCGCACCGTCATCATGGTGCTGCATGATGTGATGCTGGCGGGCCAATATTCCGACGAGCTCGTGCTCATGCACGACGGGTTCATCCACGCCACCGGCGCCCCGAAAGACGTGCTCACGCCGACGAACCTTAAAGAGGTTTACGGCATGGACGCCGAGGTCTGGGACGACGCGGTGTCTCCCGTCATCGTGCCGCGCGGCCGCCCGCCACGCCCCTGA